One Paenibacillus riograndensis SBR5 DNA segment encodes these proteins:
- a CDS encoding response regulator transcription factor, whose translation MHKLFLVEDEALIRSGLKHLVEEVIGGFKVVGEAENGRLALEALKSIKPDVLITDIRMNEMNGLEMIRRIRDQYPDLYILILSGYADFEYAKQAIKYGISDYLLKPVDRTELAQALGEFKRKHGSGGDISDSTGEGGTDNKGRQLIRKVKELVAQRLDQEISLQYMAEQVHLNHQYLSVLFKSETGQNFTDYVSQCRMNRAKQLLKETNLKIYEVAKLSGYLSSKHFMAVFKDYTGRTPSQFREDKTY comes from the coding sequence TTGCACAAGCTGTTTCTGGTTGAAGATGAAGCCTTAATCCGGTCAGGCCTCAAGCATTTGGTTGAGGAGGTTATCGGCGGGTTTAAGGTCGTGGGAGAAGCAGAGAATGGCAGGCTTGCTTTGGAAGCGCTTAAAAGCATAAAACCTGATGTCCTAATTACGGATATACGGATGAATGAAATGAACGGCCTGGAGATGATCAGGCGGATTCGTGACCAGTACCCGGACCTGTATATTTTAATTTTGAGCGGTTATGCCGACTTTGAATATGCAAAGCAGGCGATTAAATATGGCATCAGCGATTATCTGCTGAAGCCGGTGGACCGCACAGAGCTGGCACAGGCGCTGGGGGAGTTCAAGCGCAAGCACGGAAGCGGAGGGGATATTTCGGATTCAACGGGGGAAGGAGGAACAGATAACAAAGGCAGGCAGCTGATCCGTAAGGTAAAGGAACTGGTGGCACAGCGGCTGGACCAGGAAATTTCTCTGCAATATATGGCCGAGCAGGTGCATCTGAATCACCAGTATCTGTCCGTTCTTTTTAAATCTGAAACCGGTCAGAACTTTACGGATTATGTCTCGCAATGCCGGATGAACCGGGCCAAACAGCTGCTGAAGGAAACCAATCTCAAAATCTATGAGGTGGCCAAATTGTCCGGCTATTTAAGCTCCAAGCATTTCATGGCTGTATTCAAGGACTACACCGGCAGAACACCGTCACAATTCAGGGAAGATAAGACATATTGA
- a CDS encoding glycoside hydrolase family 36 protein, with protein MDSKRIDIAENGLYLTIEITGEQDVRLLHFGAAPLQDGSIAEKNKPGFRLLELQLSGEDRDEYHGRTHRASYPGLRMVYGGHSDSVNALGRKLEITLTDPVTGITAVQHLQFYTGVQTVRCWTVLKNTGTGEAAVEYVSTFALTGVDKEGSGDRNDKIEVTIAHSGWQSELQWRTYRLPELGMSHLADRGSKRIAASNTGSWSAAELLPMAVLHNKESGTSLFWQIEHNGSWHWELTDQYDQLTLLVSGPTEHDNHWWLKLAPGEEFTSVPVAVGAVQGGFQGAAEQLTAYRRMIRRPNEDNELLRIIFNDYMNCLWGSPTTGKLLPLIDAAADVGCEYFCIDAGWYAPGEWWDGVGQWEPSAERFPEGIKYVLDYIRSKGMIPGLWLELEVMGINSPKLTETDDSWFFMRHGKRVKDRSRYQLDYRNPKVIAHADGVISRLVEQYGVGYIKMDYNINAGIGTETDADSFGDGLLQHNRAYLAWLDSIFARYPNLVIENCSSGGMRMDYAMLSRHSIQSTSDQEDYVQYAAIAAGSPAALTPEQSAVWSYPLREGDDEEVIFNMVNALLLRVHQSGHLAELEPRRRELVKEALDYYKSIRAHIPQATAFWPLGLPDSEGEWVSFGLRHGDTRYLAVWRIAGEAAAVKLPIPELQGQAAGVSCAYPQRHHSDWSWNPSEGVLTVSIPQGKTARLFEIHA; from the coding sequence ATGGACAGCAAGCGCATCGATATTGCCGAAAACGGACTTTATCTTACGATTGAAATTACAGGGGAGCAGGATGTCCGGCTGCTGCATTTTGGCGCAGCGCCTTTGCAGGACGGAAGCATTGCGGAGAAGAACAAGCCGGGGTTCCGGCTGCTGGAGCTGCAGCTCTCGGGAGAGGACCGGGATGAATATCACGGGCGCACGCACCGGGCCTCTTATCCGGGGCTGCGGATGGTGTATGGCGGACACAGCGACAGCGTAAATGCACTTGGCCGCAAGCTGGAGATCACCCTTACTGACCCGGTAACCGGCATAACAGCAGTGCAGCATTTACAGTTTTATACAGGTGTGCAGACGGTCCGCTGCTGGACGGTGCTGAAGAATACAGGCACTGGCGAAGCCGCTGTGGAATACGTCTCGACCTTTGCGCTTACCGGAGTGGACAAAGAGGGCAGCGGCGACCGCAACGACAAAATCGAGGTCACCATCGCCCACAGCGGCTGGCAGAGCGAGCTGCAATGGCGGACCTACCGGCTGCCGGAGCTGGGCATGTCCCATCTGGCCGACCGCGGCTCCAAGCGGATCGCCGCCAGCAACACCGGCTCCTGGTCGGCGGCAGAGCTGCTGCCGATGGCAGTGCTGCACAACAAGGAGAGTGGGACAAGCCTATTCTGGCAGATCGAACACAATGGCTCCTGGCACTGGGAGCTGACCGATCAGTATGACCAGCTTACCCTGCTGGTCAGCGGGCCGACAGAGCATGACAACCACTGGTGGCTGAAGCTGGCGCCGGGAGAGGAATTCACCTCGGTGCCGGTAGCCGTTGGTGCTGTGCAGGGCGGCTTCCAGGGCGCGGCAGAGCAGCTTACGGCCTACCGGCGGATGATCCGCCGGCCGAATGAAGACAATGAGCTGCTGCGGATTATTTTCAACGACTATATGAATTGTCTGTGGGGAAGCCCCACCACCGGGAAGCTGCTGCCCCTGATCGATGCCGCCGCCGATGTCGGCTGCGAATATTTCTGCATCGATGCCGGTTGGTATGCGCCTGGAGAGTGGTGGGACGGCGTAGGACAATGGGAGCCTTCCGCCGAGCGGTTCCCGGAGGGGATTAAATATGTGCTGGATTATATCCGCAGCAAAGGCATGATTCCCGGGCTCTGGCTGGAGCTGGAGGTCATGGGGATCAACAGTCCGAAGCTCACAGAAACCGACGACAGCTGGTTCTTTATGCGCCACGGCAAGCGGGTCAAGGACCGCAGCCGCTATCAGCTGGATTACCGGAATCCCAAGGTCATTGCCCATGCGGACGGAGTGATTTCAAGATTGGTGGAGCAGTATGGGGTGGGCTATATTAAAATGGACTACAACATCAACGCCGGCATCGGGACGGAAACGGATGCAGACAGCTTCGGCGACGGTCTGCTGCAGCATAACCGGGCATATTTGGCCTGGCTGGACAGCATCTTTGCCCGTTACCCGAATCTCGTAATCGAGAACTGCTCCAGCGGGGGCATGCGCATGGACTATGCCATGCTCAGCCGACACAGCATCCAGTCCACCAGCGACCAGGAGGATTACGTGCAGTATGCGGCGATTGCCGCAGGTTCTCCGGCGGCCCTCACCCCCGAGCAATCTGCAGTGTGGTCGTATCCGCTGCGCGAGGGCGATGATGAAGAGGTTATCTTCAACATGGTCAATGCGCTGCTGCTCCGTGTGCACCAGAGCGGCCATCTGGCCGAGCTTGAGCCCCGGCGCAGGGAACTGGTGAAGGAAGCGCTGGATTATTACAAATCGATCCGTGCGCATATCCCGCAGGCAACCGCCTTCTGGCCCTTGGGCCTGCCGGACAGCGAAGGCGAGTGGGTGAGCTTTGGCCTGCGCCATGGCGATACCCGCTATCTGGCGGTCTGGCGGATTGCCGGAGAAGCAGCAGCAGTCAAGCTGCCGATTCCTGAGCTGCAGGGCCAGGCAGCAGGAGTAAGCTGCGCATATCCTCAGCGGCATCATTCGGATTGGAGCTGGAACCCGTCCGAGGGTGTACTGACCGTTTCAATTCCCCAAGGCAAGACGGCCCGGCTATTTGAGATTCACGCTTGA
- a CDS encoding FAD-dependent oxidoreductase, whose protein sequence is MRKYDVVVAGGGVSGSIAGIAAARAGAKTLIVEAGGFLGGTLTAAGVGPMMTFHAGHKQAIQGITDELVQRLRALGKSPGHIADATNYTYSVTPFDAEAMKLELDLMLQESGGEVLYHTMLAGAEVSDRRIRSLTLCNKAGLSRITADVFIDATGDGDLAVWSGVPFTKGREADEQSQPMTLKMKMRGVDTGKIKAYIREHREDFPRMNLDITVMDSAARLSVIGFDKQFREAKVRGEISIPREDVLFFETSNPGEIIMNTTRILGKDSTDPWSLSEAEIEGRKQCRELEIFLKKYIPGFEEAVVVSTGPSIGVRGSRQIKGVYTLTAQDILAKRPFEDVIAHSGYPIDIHSPDGEGTATEHLEWGAMYGIPYRCLITNEIDNLIVVGRCLSATFEAQAAVRTTPTVGAIGQAGGTAAALAAKGGVPVQEVDTGRLQQTLVAHGAYLEL, encoded by the coding sequence ATGCGGAAGTATGATGTTGTTGTAGCGGGGGGCGGAGTTTCCGGCTCCATTGCGGGAATCGCTGCCGCAAGGGCGGGGGCGAAAACACTGATCGTGGAAGCCGGAGGGTTCCTGGGCGGGACATTGACCGCCGCCGGGGTGGGGCCGATGATGACTTTTCATGCGGGACACAAGCAGGCGATCCAAGGCATCACGGATGAGCTGGTGCAGCGGCTCCGCGCCCTCGGCAAATCACCGGGGCATATTGCGGACGCGACGAACTATACCTACTCGGTTACCCCCTTTGATGCCGAAGCGATGAAGCTTGAGCTGGATCTGATGCTGCAGGAGAGCGGAGGCGAGGTGCTGTACCATACGATGCTGGCCGGAGCCGAAGTGTCAGACCGGCGGATCAGGTCGCTTACCCTGTGCAACAAGGCAGGCCTCAGCCGGATCACGGCAGATGTATTTATCGATGCTACCGGCGACGGTGATCTGGCGGTCTGGTCCGGTGTCCCGTTCACCAAAGGGCGTGAAGCCGACGAGCAGTCGCAGCCGATGACGCTGAAGATGAAGATGCGGGGAGTGGATACCGGGAAGATCAAGGCCTATATCAGAGAGCACCGCGAGGACTTTCCCCGGATGAATCTCGACATCACCGTGATGGACTCGGCTGCGAGGTTATCCGTTATCGGCTTCGACAAGCAGTTCCGTGAAGCTAAGGTGCGAGGCGAGATCAGTATTCCAAGAGAGGATGTCCTGTTCTTCGAAACGAGCAATCCCGGTGAGATTATCATGAACACAACGCGGATTCTGGGCAAGGACAGCACTGATCCGTGGAGCCTCAGTGAGGCTGAGATTGAAGGGCGCAAGCAGTGCCGTGAGCTGGAAATCTTTCTGAAAAAGTACATTCCCGGCTTTGAAGAGGCTGTGGTCGTCTCCACGGGTCCTTCCATCGGCGTCCGGGGCTCCCGCCAGATCAAGGGAGTGTACACCTTAACCGCACAGGATATTTTGGCGAAGCGGCCGTTTGAGGATGTCATTGCCCACTCCGGCTATCCGATCGATATTCACAGCCCGGATGGAGAGGGCACTGCAACAGAGCATTTGGAATGGGGCGCCATGTACGGCATTCCTTACCGCTGCCTGATCACAAATGAAATCGATAACCTGATCGTTGTCGGCAGATGCCTATCCGCTACCTTTGAAGCCCAGGCAGCTGTCCGCACCACGCCAACGGTGGGAGCCATCGGCCAGGCGGGCGGAACTGCAGCGGCGTTGGCTGCAAAGGGGGGAGTACCCGTACAGGAGGTAGATACCGGCAGGCTGCAGCAGACACTTGTGGCGCATGGCGCTTATCTGGAGCTATAA
- a CDS encoding AbrB/MazE/SpoVT family DNA-binding domain-containing protein, translating to MMKATGIVRKVDELGRIVIPIELRRTMGIDIKDPLEIFVDGEKIILRKYEPTCIFSGSAENLINFKGKMVSKDVLDELIASFDRV from the coding sequence GTGATGAAGGCAACAGGAATAGTAAGAAAAGTGGATGAACTGGGACGTATCGTGATTCCGATTGAACTGCGCAGAACGATGGGAATTGACATAAAAGACCCTCTCGAAATTTTTGTCGACGGTGAGAAGATCATTCTCAGAAAATATGAGCCTACCTGCATCTTCTCCGGCAGTGCAGAAAACCTCATTAACTTCAAAGGCAAAATGGTCAGCAAAGATGTGCTGGACGAATTGATTGCCAGCTTCGACCGCGTATAA
- a CDS encoding TRAP transporter large permease subunit — protein METVQIIGILLVFIVFVGLMMTRKLTTLLALPMMAILLAAIAGIPLLSDNPDTFTITKGVLAGGAMKLSTAIAGLIFGAWFGQILNKVGITKTIIRKAAELAGDKPLAIAIIFFLAASVIFSAANGLGMVILVGTIAIPIMLTAGLKPFVSGLVVLLANAVGVVFNVSTWAIYTDVLKVPTDTIASYSLICAVPLIVIALIMIVYYTRKDGKVRRAWAMPLKQEFQNQDTKNVRSIALLSPLVPVLLVFFLKVDIVSAVFMGALVTLLLATPKRPIHVLSSALVEGIQDVAGALGLMIGIGMLLSAVTAPQVASLIQPLIEGMIPTSPLMYILVFTLLSPLAIYRGPLNVWGLGSGIAALIVAGGMAPVAAMLALRIVSNLQAVSDPTNSHNVWISDYTKTDIIETLRKTLPWMFVAVLISMVIAGLVAF, from the coding sequence TTGGAAACTGTACAAATCATCGGAATTTTGCTTGTATTTATTGTTTTTGTGGGGCTTATGATGACCCGGAAGCTGACGACCTTGCTCGCGCTGCCGATGATGGCCATACTGCTTGCTGCCATCGCGGGCATCCCGCTGCTGTCTGATAATCCCGACACCTTCACGATTACAAAGGGTGTTCTTGCGGGTGGAGCCATGAAGCTGTCCACGGCGATTGCCGGGCTGATTTTCGGGGCCTGGTTCGGCCAGATTCTCAACAAGGTCGGCATTACCAAGACGATTATCCGCAAGGCTGCAGAGCTTGCCGGTGATAAGCCGCTGGCCATTGCCATCATCTTTTTTCTCGCCGCTTCTGTAATCTTCTCTGCCGCCAACGGGCTCGGCATGGTCATTCTGGTCGGAACCATCGCCATTCCCATTATGCTGACCGCCGGACTGAAGCCTTTCGTAAGCGGTCTGGTCGTGCTGCTGGCCAATGCGGTCGGCGTAGTGTTCAATGTCTCCACCTGGGCGATTTACACGGATGTGCTTAAGGTTCCTACAGACACCATCGCTTCTTATTCCTTGATCTGCGCTGTTCCGCTAATTGTGATCGCACTGATCATGATCGTCTACTATACCCGCAAGGACGGGAAGGTCCGGCGGGCCTGGGCGATGCCGCTGAAGCAGGAATTCCAGAATCAGGACACCAAAAACGTAAGATCCATCGCGCTGCTCAGCCCGCTCGTTCCCGTATTGCTGGTATTTTTCCTCAAGGTGGATATTGTCTCCGCTGTCTTCATGGGGGCACTGGTCACGCTGCTGCTGGCTACGCCCAAACGTCCCATCCATGTGCTGTCCAGTGCGCTCGTTGAAGGCATTCAGGATGTAGCCGGCGCACTCGGCCTGATGATTGGCATCGGGATGCTGCTCAGCGCTGTAACCGCACCGCAGGTAGCCTCACTGATCCAGCCGCTGATCGAGGGGATGATTCCAACCAGTCCGCTGATGTACATTCTCGTCTTCACCCTGCTGTCGCCGCTGGCCATATACCGTGGACCGCTGAACGTGTGGGGACTCGGCAGCGGCATCGCCGCGCTGATTGTTGCCGGGGGCATGGCACCCGTTGCGGCTATGCTGGCCCTGCGTATCGTCAGCAATCTGCAGGCCGTCAGCGATCCTACCAACTCGCACAATGTCTGGATCTCCGACTATACCAAAACGGATATTATTGAAACGCTGCGAAAAACGCTGCCATGGATGTTCGTGGCCGTTTTGATCTCGATGGTTATCGCCGGTCTGGTCGCCTTCTAG
- a CDS encoding ABC transporter substrate-binding protein, translated as MKGKRIMALSASLLLAGGLLAGCGGNNTNNAANNAGGTNKGANAGTTATDSTKPVTINMFTASPEYTDAFNAYIAEYKKVKPNVTINLEIMQADYNTVLKSKIAAGSTPDVFQTTAGGDIDTFAEYSADLTNEPLASAMTDAVRSNMTSSDGKVLGLPVKGNLFVLMYNKKLLADAGITNVPKTTAELDDAITKLEAKGITPFANAYKEWWVWKHIFQHFVDAAATDAGIDAKTLVGNFIAGDTTFKDHPVLYNNFFNFIDTTIKHGTDKPLERDSNAEVSDFALGKAAFMTGKGAWDEEAIKKITPDFDLGIAGYPVSDKPEQSQIITGADQALRINKDSAVAAQTIEFFNWLYTSEYGKNWFSTVAKVIPPIKDAPMPDLQMPKEMEEILKTEKSGDLSVNYSLDTFHQKFGELMQAYIGGSKTKDQAIDEIQKAWIQFGSAEQ; from the coding sequence ATGAAGGGAAAAAGAATAATGGCTCTATCGGCGAGCCTGCTGCTCGCAGGGGGGCTGCTGGCCGGCTGTGGCGGGAATAACACCAATAATGCCGCTAACAACGCAGGTGGAACAAACAAGGGGGCGAACGCAGGCACTACGGCTACCGACTCAACCAAACCTGTCACGATTAATATGTTCACTGCGTCTCCCGAGTACACCGATGCTTTCAACGCATATATCGCCGAATACAAAAAAGTTAAGCCTAACGTGACCATCAACCTGGAAATTATGCAGGCCGACTACAATACAGTGCTCAAATCAAAAATTGCCGCAGGCAGCACCCCGGATGTTTTCCAGACTACCGCCGGCGGTGACATTGATACCTTTGCTGAATACAGTGCCGACCTGACCAATGAGCCGCTGGCATCCGCCATGACCGATGCGGTCCGCTCCAATATGACCTCCTCCGACGGCAAGGTGCTTGGACTTCCGGTCAAAGGCAATCTGTTCGTGCTGATGTACAACAAAAAGCTGCTTGCCGATGCAGGCATTACCAACGTTCCCAAAACGACAGCCGAGCTGGACGATGCCATCACCAAGCTGGAAGCCAAGGGAATTACACCGTTCGCCAATGCCTATAAAGAGTGGTGGGTCTGGAAGCACATCTTCCAGCACTTCGTGGATGCGGCCGCTACAGACGCCGGAATTGATGCCAAGACACTTGTTGGCAACTTTATCGCCGGAGATACCACCTTCAAGGATCATCCGGTGCTGTACAACAACTTCTTCAACTTCATTGACACTACGATAAAACACGGAACAGACAAGCCGCTGGAACGCGACAGCAATGCTGAAGTCAGCGACTTTGCTCTTGGCAAAGCGGCATTTATGACCGGTAAAGGCGCATGGGATGAAGAAGCCATCAAAAAAATCACCCCTGACTTTGATCTCGGCATCGCCGGATATCCGGTCAGTGACAAGCCGGAGCAATCGCAGATTATCACCGGCGCCGATCAGGCGCTGCGCATTAACAAGGATTCCGCTGTAGCCGCACAGACCATTGAATTCTTCAACTGGCTGTATACGTCCGAATACGGCAAGAACTGGTTCTCCACGGTGGCCAAAGTCATTCCGCCAATCAAGGATGCTCCAATGCCTGACCTGCAAATGCCTAAGGAAATGGAAGAAATCCTCAAAACCGAGAAATCCGGCGACCTGTCGGTCAACTATTCTCTGGATACCTTCCACCAGAAATTCGGCGAGCTGATGCAGGCCTATATTGGCGGCAGCAAAACCAAGGATCAGGCCATCGACGAAATCCAAAAAGCCTGGATTCAATTCGGTTCCGCTGAACAATAA
- a CDS encoding hydantoinase/oxoprolinase family protein has protein sequence MGNKQIRIGIDVGGTFTDAVAIDNETFEVLSKVKMPTTHHDERGVASGIVQIIQRIMSENGIQPEDIKFIAHGTTQATNALLEGDVARVGILGMGTGLDARSARSETNVANIELAAGKYLTTYHKFIDSKELTREAIDDAIEQLLAEGAEVIVASEAYSVDDPANELRVIEAARSRGVYATGGHEISQLYGLKTRTRTAVVNASLIPKMMETANMTEQAVKEAGITSQLMIMRCDGGVMSIDEVRKRPILTMLSGLAAGVAGALMYEKISDGIFFEVGGTSVDISVIKNGKVMIENAQVGGHKTYLRSLDVRTLAVAGGSMIQIGAGKITDVGPRSAHIAGLEYECFTGKENLQQPSIGLVSPRKGDPDYVTVRGAEGHEYALTLAGAANLLNHVPDEDYARGNMESTRIAWEALGAHLGMSAEEAARAAMDIAIRKVMAVVNQMISDYELDTGFITLVGGGGSGAVLVPAMAAKEGFKHQIANNAPYISTIGVGMAMVREQIEKTVVGATERDIKLIRAEIMEKIVQSGANESTVDVTIEIDSQRNILRAIATGSTELRSKDLASREVPVNELVLTAAEALGQPAERTELKAASGRWFLFESSEVKKSMFGLVKKKLSHVGVLDREGVVRFKKTNAYHLAFLKKNIDDRFASFLEENTVYSDANATIPKTFIFYKEKMLDLTGMQTKEQLFSILEVETQLLEDNSEMLAVVYQ, from the coding sequence ATGGGCAATAAACAAATCAGGATCGGTATAGATGTCGGGGGCACCTTCACGGATGCCGTTGCGATTGACAATGAAACCTTTGAGGTGCTGTCGAAGGTTAAAATGCCTACCACGCACCACGATGAGCGCGGGGTTGCCAGCGGAATCGTCCAGATTATTCAGCGGATCATGAGCGAGAACGGCATTCAGCCTGAGGATATCAAGTTCATCGCCCACGGTACCACGCAGGCAACCAATGCCCTGCTGGAGGGAGATGTTGCCCGTGTGGGTATTCTGGGGATGGGTACGGGGCTGGATGCCCGCAGTGCCCGTTCCGAAACCAATGTGGCAAATATTGAGCTTGCCGCAGGCAAATATCTCACAACCTATCATAAGTTCATCGACTCCAAGGAATTGACCCGGGAAGCTATTGATGATGCGATTGAACAGCTGCTGGCCGAAGGCGCTGAAGTTATTGTGGCATCAGAAGCCTATAGCGTCGATGATCCGGCCAATGAGCTGCGGGTGATAGAAGCGGCGCGCAGCCGGGGAGTGTACGCTACGGGCGGACATGAAATCTCCCAGCTGTACGGGCTGAAGACCCGGACCCGGACCGCAGTTGTCAATGCGAGCCTGATTCCGAAGATGATGGAGACGGCCAATATGACCGAGCAGGCCGTCAAGGAGGCGGGGATCACCTCGCAGCTGATGATTATGCGCTGCGACGGCGGCGTGATGAGCATCGACGAGGTGCGGAAACGGCCGATCCTGACCATGCTGTCGGGCCTTGCGGCGGGGGTCGCCGGAGCGCTCATGTATGAGAAGATCTCGGATGGCATCTTCTTCGAAGTCGGAGGCACCAGTGTGGATATTTCCGTCATCAAGAACGGGAAGGTCATGATCGAAAATGCCCAGGTCGGCGGGCACAAAACGTATCTGCGTTCACTGGATGTGCGGACGCTCGCTGTTGCCGGAGGAAGCATGATCCAGATCGGCGCAGGGAAGATTACCGATGTCGGCCCCCGCAGCGCCCACATCGCCGGGCTGGAATACGAATGCTTCACCGGCAAAGAAAACCTGCAGCAGCCTTCCATCGGACTGGTCAGTCCCCGCAAGGGCGATCCTGATTATGTCACCGTGCGCGGTGCGGAAGGGCATGAATATGCGCTGACCCTGGCCGGAGCTGCCAACCTGCTGAATCACGTGCCTGATGAGGATTATGCCCGCGGCAATATGGAGAGCACCCGGATCGCCTGGGAGGCGCTGGGTGCCCATCTGGGAATGTCTGCGGAAGAGGCGGCAAGAGCAGCGATGGATATCGCTATCCGCAAAGTGATGGCCGTAGTGAACCAGATGATCAGTGATTATGAGCTGGACACCGGATTTATTACGCTAGTGGGAGGAGGAGGCAGCGGAGCTGTTCTGGTTCCGGCCATGGCCGCCAAGGAGGGCTTCAAGCACCAGATTGCCAATAATGCGCCTTATATCTCAACAATCGGTGTAGGCATGGCGATGGTCCGTGAACAGATTGAGAAGACCGTCGTGGGCGCGACAGAACGGGATATCAAGCTCATCCGGGCTGAGATTATGGAGAAAATCGTGCAGTCCGGCGCGAATGAATCCACCGTTGATGTCACGATCGAAATTGATTCCCAGCGCAATATTCTGCGCGCCATCGCCACCGGCTCGACAGAGCTGCGCTCGAAGGACCTGGCGAGCCGGGAGGTGCCGGTGAACGAGCTGGTGCTGACGGCGGCAGAGGCGCTGGGCCAGCCGGCAGAACGGACGGAGCTGAAGGCGGCATCCGGCAGATGGTTCCTGTTCGAATCCAGTGAAGTCAAAAAATCGATGTTCGGCCTGGTGAAGAAAAAGCTCAGCCATGTCGGTGTGCTGGACCGTGAAGGAGTGGTGCGCTTCAAGAAGACGAATGCTTATCACCTGGCTTTTCTGAAAAAGAATATCGATGACCGGTTCGCTTCCTTTCTGGAGGAGAATACTGTCTATTCAGATGCCAACGCCACCATCCCGAAGACATTTATCTTTTATAAGGAAAAAATGCTGGATCTGACCGGGATGCAGACCAAGGAGCAGCTGTTTTCCATTCTCGAAGTGGAAACGCAGCTGCTAGAGGACAACAGCGAAATGCTCGCCGTCGTCTATCAATAG
- a CDS encoding HAD family hydrolase: MSTKLKKPEAIIFDMDGTLFQTESLLLPAYHKMFDILRAEGLYAGPTPPEERILSSLGMLLSQIWKNVMPDADEAVHRRADELLLQLEVEGLEAGGTLLYPKVTETLVALHERGVKLFVASNGLEDYIHSIVVVHELKELFDGLYSAGGQGTATKTELLRILLDEHGIKEAWMVGDRSSDVEAGKGNGQTVIGCAYAGFGRQDELKGSDVIISSFDELIGLYDNSTV, translated from the coding sequence ATGAGTACGAAGTTGAAGAAGCCGGAAGCGATTATTTTTGATATGGACGGAACGTTGTTTCAGACAGAAAGTCTGCTGTTGCCCGCTTATCATAAAATGTTTGACATTTTGCGGGCGGAGGGCCTGTACGCAGGACCCACTCCACCGGAGGAACGGATTCTCAGCAGTCTGGGCATGCTGCTGTCCCAAATCTGGAAGAATGTCATGCCGGATGCTGATGAGGCTGTGCACCGCCGCGCAGATGAGCTGCTGCTGCAGCTGGAAGTCGAAGGGCTGGAGGCAGGCGGCACACTGCTGTACCCTAAGGTTACCGAGACCCTTGTGGCGCTTCATGAGCGTGGAGTCAAGCTGTTCGTAGCGAGCAACGGACTGGAAGACTACATTCACAGTATTGTAGTGGTGCACGAGCTGAAAGAGCTGTTCGACGGCCTGTATAGCGCCGGCGGACAGGGCACTGCCACCAAAACCGAGCTGCTGCGCATCCTGCTGGATGAGCACGGCATCAAGGAGGCTTGGATGGTCGGTGACCGTTCATCCGATGTCGAGGCAGGCAAAGGAAACGGGCAGACGGTAATCGGCTGCGCCTATGCAGGCTTCGGACGCCAGGATGAGCTGAAAGGGTCCGATGTTATCATTTCCTCATTTGATGAGCTGATTGGCCTCTACGACAACAGCACGGTGTAA